One Hordeum vulgare subsp. vulgare chromosome 4H, MorexV3_pseudomolecules_assembly, whole genome shotgun sequence DNA window includes the following coding sequences:
- the LOC123449786 gene encoding probable adenylate kinase 1, chloroplastic, producing MAAVQRLLRAAASSSTSSVAAGRRRMATSLAPEQVPAAAPAFPFAGAERRRRPAHERNVQWVFLGCPGVGKGTYASRLSRLLGVPHIATGDLVRDELASTGPDAVQLKEIVNQGKLVSDEIIINLLSKRLRKGQEKGESGFILDGFPRTVNQAEILDGVTDIDMVVNLKLREDIIVQKCLGRRICSQCGKNFNLACIDVKAENGLPPIYMSPLLPPNNCMSKLLTRDDDTEEVVRNRLRIYNEMSQPVEDFYQKQGKVLEFDLPGGIPESWPKLLDVLNLEDQQEMKLAAA from the exons ATGGCGGCCGTACAGCGCCTGCTCCGCGCCGCGGCGTCGTCGTCGACATCCTCCGTCGCCGCGGGCAGGAGGCGCATGGCGACGTCGCTGGCGCCCGAGCAGGTTCCCGCGGCGGCGCCGGCCTTCCCGTTCGCGGGGGCGGAGAGGAGGCGTCGGCCGGCGCACGAGAGGAACGTGCAGTGGGTCTTCCTCGGCTGCCCCGGCGTTGGCAAGGGCACCTACGCCAGCCGCCTCTCCCGCCTCCTCGGCGTGCCCCATATCGCCACCGGCGACCTCGTCCGCGACGAGCTCGCCTCCACCGGGCCCGATGCCGTGCAG CTTAAGGAAATTGTTAATCAAGGAAAGCTGGTTTCTGATGAAATTATCATCAATCTTTTATCTAAACGGCTTAGGAAAGGACAAGAGAAGGGCGAATCAGGTTTTATTCTTGATGGGTTTCCACGCACTGTAAACCAAGCG GAAATTCTTGATGGAGTTACAGACATTGATATGGTGGTTAATCTGAAGTTGAGGGAAGATATCATAGTACAGAAATGCCTTGGTAGACGTATTTGTAGCCAGTGTGGTAAGAACTTCAATCTGGCCTGCATTGATGTCAAGGCTGAAAATGGGCTACCACCAATATACATGTCACCATTGTTACCCCCCAATAACTGCATGTCAAAGCTTCTTACTCGAGATGACGACACTGAAGAGGTTGTGAGAAATCGCCTGCGGATTTACAATGAAATG AGCCAACCCGTGGAGGATTTCTATCAGAAGCAGGGGAAGGTTCTGGAGTTCGATTTGCCCGGAGGAATCCCTGAATCTTGGCCAAAGTTGCTCGACGTTCTGAATCTCGAGGACCAACAGGAGATGAAGTTGGCCGCGGCGTAA